The sequence below is a genomic window from Streptomyces sp. B21-105.
AGCGAGAAGTCGTTTCCGGGGAAGGAGGAGTTGACGGTCTGGCCCACCTGCTGCTTGGCCTGGTTGTCGGCGAACCAGGTCGACCCGGTGGGGCCGCAGTGCCCGGCGGTGAGGATGAAGTCGCTGGTCCCGTTGGTCACGTTGAAGCCGGCCGAACAGCGCCCGCCGGTCGACAGGATGGGCTGCGCCCCGTTGATCCGGGTGGTGAACGCGCCGGTGGTGCGCTCCATGCGCACAAAGCCGCCGATACCGCCGGCCGTGCGCGTCAGCCTCGACCAGTCCGCGGACGACACGGTGCTGTCGCCCTGCACGACGATCTGGTTGGACCGGTAGTCCATCACCCACGCCGTGCCGGCCACCCGCGGAGCCGAACGCAGCGCCGCCGTGGCCGACTTGAGCTCGTTCATGCTGTGCGACACGACCTTGGCGACGGCGCCCGCCGCCCGTACGGCCTCGGCGGTCTTCTCGTCGGTGACCCCGACGACCGGTCGTCCCTCGGAGTCCAGCCAGGTGCCGGCGGTGCGCGCGGTGCCGAACCTCTCGACGAGCGCCGCCCCCGGGTTCGTCACGACCGACTCCGCCGCGCTGCGCGGAACCGCCGCCGTGCCGGGCGGCTCGCTCGCCATGGCGGCCTGCGCGACCATGGCTCCTCCCAGGAGAAGTCCGCCGACCGCCGCCAGCCGTGTCACTCGCCGGACGGTCCGTCGTCGTACGTGCCTCATGCCTGGCTCCCGAAACCCTGAACGCGCGGACTCAACACCGCGGGGCCCTCCGGTCGTTGAGCACCCTCACCTCCATACGCGCCGCAGCCCGCAAGTGTTCAGCCGCCGCGCGTACGGAAGTGAGCGCGGCGGGGATCCGCGCGCCGGGGAGGCAGTGCGTCACACCGGGACGTGTGCGGGGACGTCCGCCTACGAAAGGCCCGGGATGCGGGAGTCGACCGGAGTGGACGGTCCACCGGGTTCCCGCGCGGGCCCCAGCCGCGCCCAACTACGCTCGTCGCCCCACACGGCCGCAGCGCCGGTGTACGGGCGCAGCAGCGCGGAGAGGGCGGGGTCGCCGTGGCCGCCCAGCTCGTCCGAGGCGATGCGGCGGGCGATGCCGGCGAGGAAGTCGGCGAGCTGCACCCGGGCGTCGAACCGCGAGACGACCAGCCGGAGCCCGGCGAGCCCGATGCCGCGTCGCCGCGCCTCGCCCTCGATCCAGGCGATCCGCTGCGGGGTGAGCATGTTCTGGCGGTCGTGCGCCAACCGGACCGGACGTCCGCCGTCGCTCCAGTGTGCCGCGGTGTGCAGGATCGAGGGGAGCAGCGGATTGAGGACCGGGGCGAGCACGAACGGCCCGTCCTGAATTCCGGCGCGATAGGAAAGGGCGCGCGGGCGTTCCTCCGAGAGCCGCGCCAGAACGTCCGCCGCAGGCGTTCCCGGATGCCGCCGCCGCAGGGTGTCGACCAGGTGGAAGAAGTGCGCCACAGGCGCGTGCGGCGTGTCCGGCGGCTCGTCGTGACGCACCCACAGCAAGTGGTTGGCCGCCTCCAGGAACGACGTCCATTCCTCCCCGGTGAACGTCCGCCGCCCTTCCCCGAAGAGGGCGACGGCCGCCGCGGGATCGTCCAGCAACAGATCGACGGCCCGGTCCACGATGTAGAAGGGCTTCTCCACCAGATGCACATGGGCACGTCCGTACAGCGGCCCCGACGGCGAGAGCAGCCATTCCAGAACGGCCCGGTGCTTCTCCCGGAGCAGATGGTTCGCCTTGTACTCCTCCGCGGGCGAACGGATCCGGTCGCGGATCTCCTGTACGTGCCCGGCGGCGGATTCGACCGACAGCAGCACACTGGCGTGCGCGAACACATCCGTGTTGCCGCCGGTGAGGTTCTCGCCGTCCGAGCCGGATTCGTCGCAGGCGATCTCCCGGACGCCCGCCGCGTCCGCCACGACTGTCCCGTTCACACGATCCCACGTCACACCACGACCCCCTATCTTGTGCCCATGACCAGCATCCCGCACGACGCGCCAGGTGAACCGAATCCGCTGAACGCGCTCACTCTCGATCTGCTGCGCCGCCGCACGAGCATGAAGTGGCGCACCTATCCGGCCGATGTCCTGCCGCTGTGGGTCGCCGAGATGGACGTGCCGCTCGCCGAGCCGGTCGTCCACGCGGTGACGCGGGCCCTCACGCTCGGCGACACCGGCTATCCGACGGGCACGGCGTATGCGCAGGCACTGGTCGAGTTCGCCGCCAAGCGCTGGGGCTGGGACGGGCTCGCGGTCGAGCGGACGGCGATCGTGCCGGACGTGATGCTGGGCGTCGTCGAGATGCTGAAGCTGGTGACCGCCCCCGGCGACGCCGTGGTGGTCAACCCGCCGGTCTACCCGCCGTTCTTCGCGTTCGTCGCGCACATGGACCGGCGCATCGCCGAGGCGCCCCTCGGTGCCGACGGCCGACTCGACCTCGAGGTGCTGGAGCAGGCCTACCGGCGGGCCGTCGCGGACGGCGGGCGCGCCGCACACCTGCTGTGCAGCCCGCACAATCCGACCGGGACCGTGCACACGGCCCGGGAACTGGCCGCCGTAGCCGCGCTCGCCGACCGGTACGGCGTACGGGTGGTCGCCGACGAGATCCACGCACCGCTCGCCGCGCCGGACGGCGGCTTCGTGCCCTACCTCGCCGTCCCGGGCACACAGAACGGTCTGTCGCTGATGTCGGCCTCGAAGGGCTGGAACCTGGCCGGCCTCAAGGCGGCCCTGGCCGTCGCGGGCCCCGACGCGGCAGCCGACCTCGCCCGGATGCCGGAGGAGGTCGGCCACGGGCCGAGCCATGTCGGCGTCCTCGCCCACACCGCCGCCCTGTCCGAGGGCACGGACTGGCTGGACGCCCTGCTCGCCGGCCTCGACGACAACCGCCGTCTGCTCACCGCTCTCCTCGCCGAGCACCTGCCCGGCGTCGGGTACCGGCCGGGCGAGGCGACCTACCTGGCCTGGCTCGACTGCCGGGCCGTGGACCTCGGGGACGATCCGGCCGCGGTCTTCCTGGAGCGGGGCAGGGTGGCTCTCAGCCCCGGAACCGACTTCGGCACGGGCGGAGCCGGGCACGTACGGCTGAATCTGGCCACCTCGCCGGAGATCCTCACCGAGGGGGTGCGGCGGATGGCCGCCGCCGTCCGCTGAGCCCGGTCCGGCGCGGGCCCGCGACGGGCCGTCCCGCGCGAACCGCCTGGGTGGCGAACGGGCCGGGATGCCTAGACTGCGGGACATGGATGACAAGTCGCTCGACCGGCTGGCAGCGGGAAAGTATCTGCTGATCACCAGCTACCGCAAGAACGGGACGCCGGTCGCCACCCCCGTGTGGGTGGTGCGCGACGGCGACGCGCTCGGGGCCTGGTCGGCCGCCGACGCCTGGAAGGTGAAGCGCATCAGAGCACGCGGGGACGTCCTAGTCGGCCCGTGCGACGTGCGGGGCAATCCGACCGGCGACCAGATCCCGGCCACCGCCGAGATCTGCGACGCGCAGACCACCGCCCGCTATCGCACGCTGCTCGCCCGCAAGTACGGCGTCCTCGGCCGGCTCACCCTGCTGGGCAGCCGGCTGCGCCGGGGACTGGACGGGACCGTGGGCATCCGCATCACGCTGTGAGCGGATGCGGGCGGCGCGTCCACGACTCGCGTGCGGTGTTCAGTGCCAGGCGCGGTACGGCTCGTCGAGTAGCTGGAACACCGGCTCGCCGCGCACCGGGTCCTCGGCCGTGGACAGCCGGACGCGGGCGCCGCTGTGGATGCCGATGAGCGGGCCCATGACCCGGCCGCGCACGACGAACCCCTCGGCCATCTCGACCAGCGACACATTGCGCGCGGCCGGGGTGTTGCGGTGCACGACCGTGGCGTGACGGACCGTCCCGGTGCCCTCGCTGCGCTCGGTGCGCAGGTCGCTGCCCTGGCACACCGGACAGAGCAGCCGGTGGTACATGGCGGTGGCGCACCAGGTGCAGCGCTGGAAGAGGATCGTGTCACCGTCGGCGCGGGGGCGCTCGAGGACGCCCGCCGCGGAGCGGACGGACTGCTGTACGGCGGTTCCTGAGTGGTGGTACACGCGGGTCAACTCCCTGCACTCGGCCGGAATCCACGTGCGCGGTTCACCCGTGCACGCACGTGCCCGGTCGACCGTGCCGCCGTGCACGGCCACAGCGTATGGCACTCAGTGTCACTGGTAAAGGCACTGCGTACCCTAATCTCCCCGGGTCCGGTCAGCCTCGAGCGTCGTCTCGATCTCCCGCACCACACGCCACAGGGGCGCCCCGCGCCGGGCGACCACCACCACGACGTCCTCCGGGCCCTCGACGGCGGGCGACGGGGCCGGGGCCGGAGTCGAGGTCGGGGCAGGGGCCGGGGGAGCGCCGAAGGCCGACTGCACGAAGCCGAGGGCGTGGTCCACGGTCGCGGTCGCGTCGCCCCGGCCGTCCGAACGCAGCCAGGAGCGCAGGGCGTTGTTGTGGGCGGCCACCACCGCGGCCGCGATGACGTCGGCGTGCAGGGCGCCGTGCGTCCGGTCGGTGAAACGGCCGCGCAGATAATCGGCGAGGGCCCGCTCGTAACGCCAGACCACCGACAACTCGTACGCCCGCAGCCCGGGGACCTGCTTGGTGAGCCGGTAGCGCTGCACGGAGAAGGAGGGGTTCTCCGCGTACATCAGCAGGACCAGCCGGGCGGCCTCGCAGACGCGTCGTACCGGCTCGTGCCGATCGCCGCTCGCCGCGAGGAAGGCGGTCAGGTCGGCCAGGCACCGCTCGTGGTCGGGGAAGACCACGTCCTCCTTGGAAGGGAAGTAGCGGAAGAAGGACCGCCGGCCGACCCCCGCGAGCGCCACGATGTCGTCGACGGTGGTCTGTTCGTAGCCGCGCTCCAGGAACAGCCGGAAGGCCGCCGCGACCAGCGCGTCCCGCATGGGCGGCTTGGCCTGCGCCTTGTCAGTCGCGCTCATGGACGGGAACGTAACACCTGGGCCGCGCCCATGGCACTCGGTTCCCTCGTACGGGGAACCGAGTGCCATGCGAGTGCCGGGCGGGTGCCGGGCGGGTCAGAGCCGCTCCGCCGCCTCGACGACGTTGGTGAGCAGCATCGCCCGCGTCATCGGTCCGACACCGCCGATCGGCGGCGCGAAGGAGCCGGCCACGTCGCTCACGTCGGGGTGGACGTCGCCGAGGATGCCCTCTACCGTGCGCGTGAGGCCCACGGACAGCACAGTGGCACCCGGCTTGATCCAGTCGGGACGGACCATGTGGGCCACTCCGGCCGCGGCCACCACCACGTCCGCCTCGCGGGCGTGCGCGGCCGTGTCCTGGGTGGCCTCGTGGCACAGGGTCACGGTGGCGTGCTCGGTGGCGCGGGTCAGCATCAGACCCAGCGGCCGGCCCACGGTGACACCGCAGCCGATCACACAGAACTGCTGGCCCGTGATCTCCACGCGGTTGCGGCGCAGCAGGTCGATGATGCCGCGCGGGGTGCAGGGCAGTGGGCCCGGGATGCCCAGCACCAGCCGGCCCAGGTTCGTCGGGTGCAGACCGTCGGCGTCCTTGACCGGGTCGATCAGCTCCAGCACCGCGTGGGTGTCGATGTGGGCGGGGAGCGGGAGCTGCACGATGAACCCGGTGCACGCCGGATCGGCGTTCAGCCGGAGCACGGCGGCCTCCACGTCGGCCTGGGAGGCGTCGGCGGGCAGCTCCACCCGGATCGAGGCGATGCCGACCTGGGCGCAGTCGCGGTGCTTGCCGCCCACGTAGGAACGGCTGCCCGCGTCGTCGCCGACGAGGATCGTACCCAGCCCGGGAGTGACCCCGCGTTCCTTCAGCGCCTGGACGCGCAGGGCGAGTTCGCTCTTGATGTCGGCCGCGGCGGCCTTGCCGTCGAGAAGTGTTGCGGTGGTCACGGGATCGGCGAGCCCTTCAGGAGAAAGAACGACGGTCCTGTCATCGTACGACCCCTTCGTCCGTCGCCGACCACGAGTCCCGCCCGTCGCAGCCGTACCGCCAGGTCAGCCGCAGTTTCGCTGACGTAACCTTTGCGCACCGCTTCGCCGCCCATCGGGGAGACCTCGCATGCCCGCCGCCCGACCCCGTCTCCTCTACGTCACCGACCTGGCCTACCCGGCCCGCGGGCGCCGCTACGGCGACGAGGACGTCTTCCTCTCCTCCCGGCTGCGCGCGGACTTCGATCTCGCCCTGTGCCATCCGCTGGACGCGACGGCGCTGATGCACTCCTTCGACGCCGTCGTCGTCCGCAACAGCGGACCCGTCCTCGGCTACCCGGCGCAGTACCAGGCCTTCCGGGAGCACGCGCTGCACGACGGCGTGCGCGTCTACAACCCGCTCACCGGCCGCGCCGACATGGCGGGCAAGCAGTACCTCCTCGAGCTGAGCGCCGAGGGCTTCCCGGTGATCCCCACCGTCGACCGCGCCGAGGACCTGCACCGGCTGCCCGAGGCCGAGCGGTACGTCGTCAAGCCCCGGCTCGGCGCCGACTCGCTGGGCCTGCGGATCGTCGCGCCCGACGCCGTGCCCGCCCTCGCCGACGGCTCGCTCCTCCTGCAGCCGTGCGTCGACTTCGTCCACGAGGTCTCCTTCTACTACGTCGACCACGACTTCCAGTACGCCCTGTACGCCCCGCGCCCCGACCGCCGCTGGGAGCTCGAGCCGTACCGGCCCACCGTGCGGGACCTGGAGTTCGCCCACCGCTTCGTCGACTGGAACGGCCTCGCGCACGGCATCCAGCGCGTCGACGCGTGCCGCACCCCGGACGGCGAGCTGCTGCTGGTGGAACTGGAGGACCTCAACCCCTACCTCTCCCTGGACGCCCTCGACGAGGACGCACGGGACGCCTTCGTCGCCGCGACGACCCGCTCCCTGCACCACTTCCTCGCCGCGTAGCCCTGCTCGCGGGGCGCCTTCCTTGCTGTGCGGCCCCGCCCGCGGCCCGTGTGGCCCCGCCCGCGCCGGCCACGCGCGGCGGGGCGCCGGTGAACCAGGCGGGCCGCGCGCCCGTATCCCTTCCGGGGACCCACGGGAGGGAGACCAGGTGCCGACACCGGAGGAACCCGGACAACCGCACGACCGCCAGGTCCTGGAGCCCATCCGGGTCCTGCGGCCACGCAACACCGACGCCCTCGCGGAGCTGTTCCGCGAGCTGACCGAGGACGCCGCCGACGACTACGAGGCCGTTCCGCTGCCGGGGAGGGCACCGGGCGACGAGGCGCAGACCCGGGAACTGCCCCCGGCGCCCGCCGTCGGCGCGCGCGCCCGGCGCACCCGCGGGCCGGCCCCCGGGCGCGAGGCCAGGCCGGCCCCTCGAACGGCCCCCGGCCGTGCCGTGCGGCCCGCGCCCGGCCGAGCCGTCCGGCCCGCCCCCGGCCGTGCCGTGCGGCCCGCGCCCCGCCGGGCCGACGGGCCGCCCCGCGCCGCGGTCGCCGTCGTCGCCGTGCTCGCGGCTGCGCTGCTCGGCTTCGCCGGCGCGCTGTTCCTGCCCGGCCGCGACGGTGGGGCCGCCGCCGCGGCGCAGCCGCCCGCTTCTGCTCCCACGCCGACCGCCGCCGCGAGCGCGTCCGCCGATCCCGACGGCGCGGGCACCCTCAGGGAAGGGGACAGCGGCCCGGGGTGACCGAGCTCCAGCAGCGTCTGCTGAGGATTCCGAACGTCTACGACAACGGCCCCACCGACGGCCGCTACAGCGGCGTCCTCACCGAGGCCGTGGCCCGCTTCCAGCTCTGGTACGGAATCCGCGGTGACGAGAGCGGCGTGTACGGCGACGACACGCGCCGCGATCTGGAGTCCCGGACCGCGGCGGCCGCCACCCGGTGAACAGAGTGAACAGGGGACGGCCGGCCGCGCGCCGGGCGGGGCCGCCGATGCGGGCACCGCCCGGCGGCCGGTCCTACTCCTCGCCGTCCCGCGGCAGCCGGATGTCGAGAACACACACGTCGTCACGGCCGTCGGGCTCCAGCACCGCGCCGAGCAGGTGTTCCAGGGGCACCGGACCGGCCGGGCCGCCGCGGGCGCCGGCCCGGGCGAGCCGTTCCAGTCCCTGGTCGATGCTCTCCGTGGGCCGCTCCACCAGACCGTCGGTGTACAGCAGCAGCCGGTCGCCGGGTTCCAGCAGGACGTCCGTCTCCTCGTAGCGGGGCGCGTCCGTCGCGCCGAGGAGCATCCCGTACGGGCGCTCGAGGTAGCGCGCCTCACCGGCGCGCAGCAGCAGCGGCGGGGGATGGCCGGCCTGCGCCCAGACGAGCCGGTGCTCACGCGGGTTGTAGCGGGCCAGCACCAGGGTCGCCGAGCCGTGCGGATCACGGGAGTGCAGCAGCAGCGCGTTGAGCCGGCTGAGCGCCCCGGTCAGCGACGACCCCGTGATGATCATGCCTTTGGCGGTGAACCGCAGCAGCGCCATCGCGGCGACGGCCCCCAGACCGTGCCCCGCCACGTCGCCCACCACGAACAGGGCGTCCCCGTCGGGCAGTTCGATGGCGCTGAACCAGTCGCCGCCGACGCTGAGATCCGACTGCGCGGGCAGGTACGCGATGTCCACCCGCAGCCCGGCCAGCCGGACGGGCTGCTTCGGCAGCGGGAGCAGCGCGTCCTGCAGGCGGGCGGCGGCCGTGCGTTCGGCCTGCAGCACGCCGTGCTGGGTGAGCATCGCCCGCTCGCTGGCGACGAGGGCGAGTTCGGCACTGCGCTGCGCGGTGAG
It includes:
- a CDS encoding S1 family peptidase; translated protein: MRHVRRRTVRRVTRLAAVGGLLLGGAMVAQAAMASEPPGTAAVPRSAAESVVTNPGAALVERFGTARTAGTWLDSEGRPVVGVTDEKTAEAVRAAGAVAKVVSHSMNELKSATAALRSAPRVAGTAWVMDYRSNQIVVQGDSTVSSADWSRLTRTAGGIGGFVRMERTTGAFTTRINGAQPILSTGGRCSAGFNVTNGTSDFILTAGHCGPTGSTWFADNQAKQQVGQTVNSSFPGNDFSLVQYASGKAGASADVVAIGNGNGVRITGTGDAAVGQRVFRSGSTSGLREGEVTGLDATVNYPEGTVGGLIETTVCAEPGDSGGPMFSEGIALGITSGGSGDCRTGGTTFFQPVDNALAQLGVQLIVAAPSDNAQGGTPTSSSEPAPAASNTAAASPGSASPGSTAPVTGVGDSATLASRLTDPKNIGPGLLVLAGSMVALVATRYIRAEQDRKAYQRYYSATWG
- a CDS encoding MalY/PatB family protein, which translates into the protein MTSIPHDAPGEPNPLNALTLDLLRRRTSMKWRTYPADVLPLWVAEMDVPLAEPVVHAVTRALTLGDTGYPTGTAYAQALVEFAAKRWGWDGLAVERTAIVPDVMLGVVEMLKLVTAPGDAVVVNPPVYPPFFAFVAHMDRRIAEAPLGADGRLDLEVLEQAYRRAVADGGRAAHLLCSPHNPTGTVHTARELAAVAALADRYGVRVVADEIHAPLAAPDGGFVPYLAVPGTQNGLSLMSASKGWNLAGLKAALAVAGPDAAADLARMPEEVGHGPSHVGVLAHTAALSEGTDWLDALLAGLDDNRRLLTALLAEHLPGVGYRPGEATYLAWLDCRAVDLGDDPAAVFLERGRVALSPGTDFGTGGAGHVRLNLATSPEILTEGVRRMAAAVR
- a CDS encoding PPOX class F420-dependent oxidoreductase, with product MDDKSLDRLAAGKYLLITSYRKNGTPVATPVWVVRDGDALGAWSAADAWKVKRIRARGDVLVGPCDVRGNPTGDQIPATAEICDAQTTARYRTLLARKYGVLGRLTLLGSRLRRGLDGTVGIRITL
- a CDS encoding Zn-ribbon domain-containing OB-fold protein, encoding MYHHSGTAVQQSVRSAAGVLERPRADGDTILFQRCTWCATAMYHRLLCPVCQGSDLRTERSEGTGTVRHATVVHRNTPAARNVSLVEMAEGFVVRGRVMGPLIGIHSGARVRLSTAEDPVRGEPVFQLLDEPYRAWH
- a CDS encoding TetR family transcriptional regulator: MRDALVAAAFRLFLERGYEQTTVDDIVALAGVGRRSFFRYFPSKEDVVFPDHERCLADLTAFLAASGDRHEPVRRVCEAARLVLLMYAENPSFSVQRYRLTKQVPGLRAYELSVVWRYERALADYLRGRFTDRTHGALHADVIAAAVVAAHNNALRSWLRSDGRGDATATVDHALGFVQSAFGAPPAPAPTSTPAPAPSPAVEGPEDVVVVVARRGAPLWRVVREIETTLEADRTRGD
- a CDS encoding bifunctional methylenetetrahydrofolate dehydrogenase/methenyltetrahydrofolate cyclohydrolase gives rise to the protein MTTATLLDGKAAAADIKSELALRVQALKERGVTPGLGTILVGDDAGSRSYVGGKHRDCAQVGIASIRVELPADASQADVEAAVLRLNADPACTGFIVQLPLPAHIDTHAVLELIDPVKDADGLHPTNLGRLVLGIPGPLPCTPRGIIDLLRRNRVEITGQQFCVIGCGVTVGRPLGLMLTRATEHATVTLCHEATQDTAAHAREADVVVAAAGVAHMVRPDWIKPGATVLSVGLTRTVEGILGDVHPDVSDVAGSFAPPIGGVGPMTRAMLLTNVVEAAERL
- a CDS encoding peptidoglycan-binding protein; translated protein: MPTPEEPGQPHDRQVLEPIRVLRPRNTDALAELFRELTEDAADDYEAVPLPGRAPGDEAQTRELPPAPAVGARARRTRGPAPGREARPAPRTAPGRAVRPAPGRAVRPAPGRAVRPAPRRADGPPRAAVAVVAVLAAALLGFAGALFLPGRDGGAAAAAQPPASAPTPTAAASASADPDGAGTLREGDSGPG
- a CDS encoding peptidoglycan-binding domain-containing protein — translated: MTELQQRLLRIPNVYDNGPTDGRYSGVLTEAVARFQLWYGIRGDESGVYGDDTRRDLESRTAAAATR